One genomic region from Jiangella sp. DSM 45060 encodes:
- a CDS encoding carbohydrate ABC transporter permease, whose protein sequence is MSGLRRALTYAGLTALTAVIVFPLYYAVAGSLMTDRELTTFPPALFPSGVTLQNYVDVLDAIPLVRQYANSIGVALVVVAGVLVTSLLSAYAFVFLRFPFKRTLFALFLLTIMVPGESLIIPNYLTVSNLGLLDTFPALTLPFLAMGFGTFLLRQFFAAFPREIYEAARMDGCTHVRFMFSILTPLSRPALAALAIYAFIATYNKYFWPLLVTRTPEMQTLQIGLSQLRSLEAREPGLILAGVTLAIIPMLILIYFFQRNIIRGLTTGSGK, encoded by the coding sequence ATGAGCGGCCTGCGGCGCGCCCTGACCTACGCGGGCCTGACGGCGCTGACGGCGGTCATCGTCTTCCCGCTCTACTACGCGGTGGCCGGGTCGCTGATGACCGACCGGGAGCTGACGACGTTCCCGCCGGCGCTGTTCCCGAGCGGCGTCACCCTGCAGAACTACGTGGACGTGCTGGACGCGATCCCGCTGGTGCGGCAGTACGCGAACAGCATCGGCGTGGCGCTGGTGGTCGTCGCCGGGGTGCTGGTGACGTCGCTGCTGTCGGCGTACGCGTTCGTGTTCCTGCGCTTCCCGTTCAAGCGGACGCTGTTCGCGCTGTTCCTGCTGACGATCATGGTGCCGGGGGAGTCGCTGATCATCCCCAACTACCTGACCGTCTCGAACCTGGGCCTGCTGGACACGTTCCCCGCGCTGACGCTGCCGTTCCTGGCGATGGGGTTCGGGACGTTCCTGCTGCGGCAGTTCTTCGCGGCGTTCCCGCGGGAGATCTACGAGGCGGCCCGGATGGACGGCTGCACGCACGTGCGGTTCATGTTCTCCATCCTGACGCCGTTGTCGCGGCCGGCCCTGGCGGCGCTGGCCATCTACGCGTTCATCGCCACCTACAACAAGTACTTCTGGCCGCTGCTGGTGACCCGGACGCCGGAGATGCAGACGCTGCAGATCGGGCTGAGCCAGCTGCGGTCGCTGGAGGCGCGCGAGCCGGGGCTGATCCTGGCCGGCGTGACGCTCGCGATCATCCCGATGCTGATCCTCATCTACTTCTTCCAGCGCAACATCATCCGTGGCCTCACCACGGGTTCCGGCAAGTAG
- a CDS encoding ABC transporter substrate-binding protein, with translation MQRRVFTAAGAVLTALALTTACSAGDDGGAAGGGSGGSGDGDFDGTITFWYAMAGRNGEAITELVDRYNDENDAGVTVEAIYQGNYNDTLTKLRASAQSGDLPSMVQVNELSTRFMYDSGLATPVQELAEQAGYSFDDLNERVVGYYTVDGVVQSMPFNVSAPTLYYNKDAFAAAGLDPDAPPRTLDDIRAAAEQLRGGSTEYGFVSSIDGYLVEQYLAVADEPYCDEGNGREGLATTVEWDSDVTESILTWWTGMVDDGLAINVGRDANNASAAFQAGNAAMMTFTSANLRDIVDGADFEVGVAPYPMPRAGDAGGPILGGGSLWALAGQPDAAKEAVFDFMAFMMSPESQAMWSTRTGYVPVNTKAVELPEYSEVLDQYPGLALAGEQLSATPDGLNTTGCLMGVMPQARDKMNDAIEASLLGVKEPRQALVDGAAGLTSVIEQYNDSVGAN, from the coding sequence ATGCAGCGCAGAGTGTTCACCGCCGCCGGCGCCGTCCTGACCGCGCTGGCGCTCACGACCGCCTGCAGCGCCGGTGACGACGGCGGCGCAGCCGGCGGGGGCAGCGGCGGCAGCGGCGACGGCGACTTCGACGGGACCATCACGTTCTGGTACGCGATGGCCGGCCGTAACGGGGAGGCGATCACCGAGCTGGTCGATCGCTACAACGACGAGAACGACGCCGGCGTGACGGTCGAGGCGATCTACCAGGGCAACTACAACGACACGCTGACGAAGCTGCGGGCGTCGGCGCAGTCGGGCGACCTGCCGAGCATGGTGCAGGTCAACGAGCTGAGCACGCGGTTCATGTACGACTCCGGGCTGGCGACGCCGGTGCAGGAGCTGGCGGAGCAGGCCGGCTACTCATTCGACGACCTCAACGAGCGGGTGGTCGGCTACTACACGGTCGACGGCGTGGTGCAGTCGATGCCGTTCAACGTGTCGGCGCCGACGCTCTACTACAACAAGGACGCGTTCGCCGCCGCCGGGCTGGACCCGGACGCGCCGCCGCGGACGCTCGACGACATCCGGGCGGCGGCCGAGCAACTGCGCGGCGGCAGCACCGAGTACGGCTTCGTGTCGTCCATCGACGGCTACCTGGTCGAGCAGTACCTGGCCGTCGCCGACGAGCCGTACTGCGACGAGGGCAACGGGCGCGAGGGCCTGGCCACGACGGTCGAATGGGACAGCGACGTGACGGAGTCGATCCTCACGTGGTGGACCGGCATGGTCGACGACGGGCTGGCGATCAACGTCGGGCGCGACGCCAACAACGCGTCGGCGGCGTTCCAGGCGGGCAACGCGGCCATGATGACCTTCACGTCGGCCAATCTGCGCGACATCGTCGACGGCGCGGACTTCGAGGTCGGCGTGGCGCCGTATCCGATGCCACGGGCCGGCGACGCCGGTGGGCCGATCCTCGGCGGCGGCTCGCTGTGGGCGCTGGCCGGGCAGCCCGACGCCGCGAAGGAGGCCGTCTTCGACTTCATGGCGTTCATGATGTCGCCGGAGAGCCAGGCCATGTGGTCCACCCGCACCGGCTACGTCCCCGTCAACACCAAGGCCGTCGAGCTGCCCGAGTACAGCGAGGTGCTCGACCAGTACCCGGGCCTGGCGCTGGCCGGCGAGCAGCTCTCCGCCACCCCGGACGGCCTGAACACCACCGGCTGCCTCATGGGGGTCATGCCGCAGGCGCGGGACAAGATGAACGACGCCATCGAGGCGTCGCTGCTCGGCGTGAAGGAACCGCGGCAGGCGCTCGTGGACGGCGCGGCCGGTCTGACCTCGGTCATCGAGCAGTACAACGACTCCGTCGGCGCGAACTGA
- a CDS encoding glycerophosphodiester phosphodiesterase, with translation MLTLIAHRGTPREHPENTLDSLRHAQTLGADAVEFDVRTTRDGVPVLLHDTDLARIWGRPDVLAETDHADVADVLPALADVAADIAITLIVDCKGAGTVARAVPVLRAAGALPRCVFIGQPDVLEEVRAELPDARLALSWSGASTPPPELLARLRPEIMNVRWADLAESSLDTYRAAGLTTWWTYTIDDVDALRRALELGITGIITNDLPLIGAAAASAAGR, from the coding sequence TTGCTCACTCTGATCGCCCACCGCGGCACGCCCCGCGAACATCCCGAGAACACGCTCGACTCGCTGCGGCACGCGCAGACGCTCGGCGCCGACGCCGTCGAGTTCGACGTGCGGACCACCCGCGACGGCGTCCCCGTCCTGCTGCACGACACCGACCTCGCCCGCATCTGGGGCCGGCCGGACGTGCTCGCGGAGACCGACCACGCCGACGTCGCGGACGTGCTCCCGGCGCTGGCCGACGTCGCCGCGGACATCGCCATCACGCTGATCGTCGACTGCAAGGGCGCCGGGACGGTCGCCCGAGCGGTGCCCGTCCTGCGGGCTGCCGGAGCGCTGCCGCGGTGCGTGTTCATCGGCCAGCCCGACGTTCTGGAGGAGGTGCGCGCGGAACTGCCCGACGCGCGGCTGGCGCTCTCGTGGTCCGGCGCCAGCACGCCGCCGCCGGAGCTGCTGGCGCGGCTGCGGCCGGAGATCATGAACGTGCGCTGGGCCGACCTCGCGGAGTCCAGCCTCGACACCTACCGCGCCGCCGGCCTGACCACCTGGTGGACGTACACCATCGACGACGTCGACGCGCTGCGGCGGGCGCTGGAGCTGGGCATCACCGGCATCATCACCAACGACCTGCCGCTGATCGGCGCGGCGGCGGCGTCGGCGGCGGGCCGATGA
- a CDS encoding carbohydrate ABC transporter permease, translating to MSVATKVGTAAGPAAAPQPKRRRYDRREVTTAALLLLPSMAIFAVFAFYPLVRTFWLSVHANDLLGLPTRFVGLDQYIEFFSNPELRRITLTTGIFVVLTALPSVVIGVFLALTLQARIRGINVFRTLMSTPFGFSAAATAVVFAVFFNPAVGVFNGILKIVGLDSVNWLTDPTYALPSLAMVCVWSNVGYTLLVASAGLQGIPDELYEAARIDGAGRWTVVRKIVLPLLTPTMFFLVVIMTINSLQTFGEIHILTGGGPNGSTTTLVYGIYQSAFAYGGSNYGLASVQAVVLLLVVTAATWAQFRVLQRKVFYG from the coding sequence ATGAGCGTCGCGACGAAGGTGGGGACGGCGGCCGGCCCGGCAGCGGCGCCGCAGCCGAAGCGCCGCCGCTACGACCGGCGCGAGGTGACGACGGCGGCGCTGCTGCTGCTCCCGTCGATGGCGATCTTCGCGGTGTTCGCCTTCTACCCGCTGGTCCGCACGTTCTGGCTGAGCGTGCACGCCAACGACCTACTGGGGCTGCCGACGCGGTTCGTGGGGCTGGACCAGTACATCGAGTTCTTCTCCAACCCGGAGCTGCGCCGCATCACGCTGACGACGGGGATCTTCGTGGTGCTGACGGCGCTGCCGAGCGTCGTCATCGGGGTGTTCCTGGCGTTGACGCTGCAGGCGCGGATCCGCGGCATCAACGTGTTCCGGACGCTGATGTCGACGCCGTTCGGCTTCTCGGCGGCGGCGACGGCCGTGGTGTTCGCGGTCTTCTTCAACCCGGCGGTGGGGGTCTTCAACGGCATCCTGAAGATCGTCGGCCTGGACAGCGTGAACTGGCTGACCGACCCCACGTACGCCCTGCCCAGCCTGGCGATGGTGTGCGTGTGGAGCAACGTCGGCTACACGCTGCTGGTCGCGTCGGCCGGCCTGCAGGGCATCCCGGACGAGCTGTACGAGGCGGCCCGCATCGACGGCGCGGGGCGGTGGACGGTGGTGCGCAAGATCGTGCTGCCGCTGCTGACGCCGACGATGTTCTTCCTGGTGGTGATCATGACGATCAACTCGCTGCAGACCTTCGGCGAGATCCACATCCTCACCGGCGGCGGCCCGAACGGCTCGACGACGACGCTGGTGTACGGCATCTACCAGAGCGCGTTCGCCTACGGCGGCAGCAACTACGGGCTGGCGTCGGTGCAGGCGGTGGTGCTCCTGCTGGTGGTAACGGCCGCGACGTGGGCGCAGTTCCGCGTCCTGCAGCGCAAGGTGTTCTACGGATGA
- a CDS encoding DeoR/GlpR family DNA-binding transcription regulator: protein MTPPEAPRGASPKRSQAREARQQLIIDHVVANGVATAAELSTLTGASLMTVHRDLDELARRSLVRKFHGGVSAQPSTAFESSSAYRIRVQGREKEALARTALELIEPGMSIMLDTSTTNLFLARMLGGHDHGPLTVVSNYLPIMQTLRAVPDVHLIGVGGDYNAMHDAFLGMSAIETIQALSVDVAFLSTSAMTADTAYHQEPDIVMVKRAMMAAGQRKVLLMDRTKLGRTALHRLAATSEFDRLIIDGEGGSADVVDRLREHVDVTLA, encoded by the coding sequence ATGACACCTCCCGAGGCGCCGCGCGGTGCGTCGCCGAAGCGGTCGCAGGCCAGAGAGGCTCGGCAGCAGTTGATCATCGACCACGTCGTCGCCAACGGCGTCGCGACGGCGGCCGAGTTGAGCACGCTCACCGGGGCGAGCCTGATGACCGTCCACCGCGACCTCGACGAACTCGCCCGCCGCTCGCTGGTGCGCAAGTTCCACGGCGGGGTGTCGGCGCAGCCGTCGACGGCGTTCGAGAGCAGTTCGGCGTACCGCATCCGGGTGCAGGGGCGGGAGAAGGAGGCGCTGGCCAGGACGGCGCTGGAACTGATCGAGCCGGGCATGTCGATCATGCTCGACACCTCGACGACCAACCTGTTCCTGGCCCGGATGCTTGGTGGACACGACCACGGCCCGCTGACGGTCGTCTCGAACTACCTGCCGATCATGCAGACGCTGCGGGCGGTCCCCGACGTGCACCTCATCGGGGTCGGCGGTGACTACAACGCCATGCACGACGCGTTCCTCGGCATGTCAGCGATCGAGACCATCCAGGCTCTCAGTGTGGATGTTGCCTTTCTCAGCACATCTGCGATGACTGCCGACACCGCCTACCACCAGGAGCCGGACATCGTCATGGTGAAGCGCGCGATGATGGCCGCGGGCCAGCGCAAGGTGCTGCTGATGGACCGGACGAAGCTCGGCCGGACTGCGCTGCACCGCCTCGCCGCGACCTCCGAGTTCGACCGCCTCATCATCGACGGCGAAGGTGGCTCCGCCGACGTGGTCGACCGCCTCCGCGAACACGTCGACGTCACGCTCGCCTGA
- a CDS encoding carbohydrate ABC transporter permease, whose translation MSLRVDVDANELLKPRERRRRRRRPGAIAFDVLILVIGLLMAAPLIWLFAASATEPGEAFTLPPKWLPSPFSTENYSRVLELMPFGRMALNSLIVAVISVGGSLLVAVLAAYAFSRLAFTGRDQVLVVLLSALMVPAQLTIIPVFVLMRNLNLVDTLTSLWLPALINVFAIFFLRQYFNSIPRELDEAARIDGAGHLWILFRMLVPLSGPALSALAILGFQASWNNYFGPLIFISSPEKMTLPLGLVTLQSGQGGAPAAVVFAAIAMVVAPVLVLFLAFQRNFVASVATAGLRG comes from the coding sequence ATGAGCCTGCGCGTCGACGTTGACGCGAACGAGCTGCTGAAGCCGCGCGAGCGCAGGCGGCGACGCCGCCGTCCCGGCGCGATCGCCTTCGACGTCCTGATCCTCGTGATCGGGCTGCTGATGGCCGCGCCGCTGATCTGGCTGTTCGCCGCCAGCGCCACCGAGCCGGGCGAGGCGTTCACACTGCCGCCGAAGTGGCTGCCGTCGCCGTTCTCGACCGAGAACTACTCACGGGTGCTGGAGCTGATGCCGTTCGGCCGGATGGCGCTGAACAGCCTCATCGTGGCCGTCATCAGCGTCGGCGGGTCGCTGCTGGTCGCCGTGCTGGCGGCGTACGCGTTCTCGCGGCTGGCGTTCACCGGGCGCGACCAGGTGCTGGTGGTGCTGCTGAGCGCGCTGATGGTGCCGGCGCAGCTGACGATCATCCCGGTGTTCGTGCTGATGCGGAACCTCAACCTGGTGGACACGCTGACGTCGCTGTGGCTGCCGGCGCTGATCAACGTGTTCGCGATCTTCTTCCTGCGGCAGTACTTCAACTCGATCCCGCGCGAGCTGGACGAGGCGGCGCGCATCGACGGCGCCGGGCACCTGTGGATCCTGTTCCGGATGCTGGTGCCGCTGTCCGGGCCGGCGCTGTCGGCGCTGGCGATCCTCGGCTTCCAGGCGTCGTGGAACAACTACTTCGGACCGCTGATCTTCATCTCCAGCCCGGAGAAGATGACGTTGCCGCTGGGCCTGGTGACGTTGCAGAGCGGGCAGGGCGGCGCGCCGGCGGCGGTGGTCTTCGCGGCCATCGCGATGGTGGTGGCGCCGGTGCTCGTGCTGTTCCTCGCGTTCCAGCGCAACTTCGTCGCGTCGGTGGCGACGGCCGGGCTGCGGGGGTGA
- a CDS encoding inositol monophosphatase family protein, which yields MTGRDLGAALAVAEEAARWAQRHITSRRPGPGDPEEKAGPGDWVTSVDREVEEHIRAALLAAFPGDVVIGEEAGRSVGAGQTGAGPDGAGPAAGAGQTGAGQAAGAGPDRAGPAAGAAQASVSTDGAAAGLAQAGDGGLTWYIDPIDGTTNFVHGLPGVSVSIAAVDTRGVAVGVVHDVYRDEAFTAIRGRGARVGGVAVAAGDEAERVGLRGGLLLTEWSGLLPWPGMYGLITDLQERFTATRVLGSCALSLASVGAGRATGAVLGGHYNPWDVLGGALIAAEAGCVVFDADGVAGDVPMGGLGVARPDVADEIRTAWQRARKAEAAP from the coding sequence ATGACCGGGCGCGACCTCGGCGCGGCGCTGGCAGTCGCCGAGGAGGCGGCGCGCTGGGCGCAGCGGCACATCACGTCGCGGCGCCCCGGCCCCGGCGACCCGGAGGAGAAGGCCGGCCCGGGCGACTGGGTGACGTCGGTCGATCGCGAGGTCGAGGAGCACATCCGGGCCGCGCTGCTGGCCGCTTTCCCCGGCGACGTGGTGATCGGCGAGGAGGCCGGTCGGTCGGTGGGCGCCGGGCAGACGGGTGCCGGGCCGGACGGGGCTGGGCCGGCGGCGGGCGCCGGGCAGACGGGTGCCGGGCAGGCGGCGGGTGCGGGGCCGGACAGGGCCGGGCCGGCGGCGGGTGCCGCGCAAGCGAGCGTCAGCACGGACGGGGCCGCGGCGGGGCTCGCTCAGGCCGGCGACGGCGGGCTGACGTGGTACATCGACCCGATCGACGGCACGACGAACTTCGTGCACGGGCTGCCGGGGGTGTCGGTCAGCATCGCCGCGGTCGACACCCGGGGAGTGGCCGTCGGCGTGGTGCACGACGTGTACCGGGACGAGGCGTTCACCGCGATCCGCGGCCGCGGCGCCCGCGTCGGCGGCGTGGCGGTGGCGGCCGGCGACGAGGCGGAGCGGGTCGGGCTGCGCGGCGGCCTGCTGCTCACCGAATGGTCCGGGCTGCTGCCGTGGCCCGGCATGTACGGCCTGATCACGGACCTGCAGGAGAGGTTCACCGCCACCCGCGTCCTCGGCTCCTGCGCGCTGAGCCTGGCCTCGGTCGGCGCGGGACGGGCGACCGGCGCGGTCCTCGGCGGCCACTACAACCCGTGGGACGTGCTGGGCGGCGCACTGATCGCGGCCGAGGCCGGCTGTGTGGTCTTCGACGCCGACGGGGTCGCGGGCGACGTGCCGATGGGCGGCCTCGGGGTGGCCCGCCCGGACGTGGCCGACGAGATCCGGACGGCGTGGCAGCGGGCGCGCAAGGCGGAGGCGGCGCCATGA
- a CDS encoding GH116 family glycosyl-hydrolase, protein MPRTIPHAEGRQVAMPLGGIGTGTVALGADGGLRQWQLHHTGNHRGDLPGSFLALRATQWEPPLDELRVLQARPAPGPHAPTPLVTDDAVPEWQAELAARHGFETAEFSATYPSARVALADAAVPLDVTLEALNPLVPMDEDTSSLPVVMLTITLRNTGAYPVHGQLGAALQNAVGYDGVSPIDGVQGAAYGGNTNRVTRGGGWTHVVMENHTLAADHPGAGQLVLAVDDPGAAVLPQWRRPEEFLAFLRRRGLSRPARPDLTPSRPDLHPGARDGFGASPPGATWNGGVAAAFHLEPGATTRLRVLVAWHFPNRYVDFAQFGPQRPEWGPTRFWLGNHYALAHADAADVARTVRTRWDELVERTSAWTGLLAAGALPADAVEHLAAQAAFLRSPSCFRAADGRFFGFEGVNGASTLGHAGDTGGSCPLNCTHVWTYAQVVAALFPGLERSMRETEFDVMQAPDGAIPHRVIVPTYLPQLWDVPIGGPDEPALDGMLGTILKTYREVRATGDVDWLRRYWPRLRRLGEHVRGRWDPSASGVLRGVQPSTHDIDLCGVNPFMGSLWLAALRALEELALLVDEPGYAREHRELFERGSAAYDELLWNGEYYQQLIEPGDDPTFQWATGCLTDQLLGQWWAHQLDLGYVLPREHVVSALRSIVRHNLRHGFDGFEHPYRVFADGDDTGVLMCTWPRGGRPAVPTRYCDEVWTGSEYQLAAACLAEGLDDEGWAVLRGVWGRYDGRRRNPYNEIECGDHYVRAMAGWSVLPALTGARWNAVDATLRLRLPDDGASWPVTLGTAWGRVARTGSDVVLDVLHGAAAVRRLELLAPSGEVVAAADAGPDLAASSAPLVVRLPG, encoded by the coding sequence ATGCCCCGCACGATCCCCCACGCCGAAGGACGGCAGGTCGCGATGCCGCTCGGCGGCATCGGCACCGGCACGGTGGCGCTCGGCGCCGACGGCGGGCTGCGGCAGTGGCAGCTGCACCACACCGGCAACCACCGCGGCGACCTGCCCGGCTCGTTCCTGGCGCTGCGGGCCACCCAGTGGGAGCCGCCGCTGGACGAGTTGCGCGTGCTGCAGGCGCGGCCGGCGCCGGGCCCGCACGCGCCGACGCCGCTGGTCACCGACGACGCCGTCCCGGAGTGGCAGGCGGAGCTGGCGGCCCGGCACGGCTTCGAGACGGCGGAGTTCAGCGCCACGTACCCGTCGGCGCGGGTCGCGCTGGCCGACGCCGCCGTCCCGCTGGACGTCACGCTCGAGGCGCTCAACCCGCTGGTGCCGATGGACGAGGACACGTCGTCGCTGCCGGTCGTCATGCTGACGATCACGCTGCGCAACACCGGCGCGTACCCCGTGCACGGGCAGCTCGGCGCCGCCCTGCAGAACGCCGTCGGGTACGACGGGGTGTCGCCGATCGACGGCGTCCAAGGCGCCGCGTACGGCGGCAACACCAACCGCGTCACCCGCGGCGGCGGCTGGACCCACGTCGTCATGGAGAACCACACGCTGGCGGCCGACCACCCCGGCGCCGGGCAGCTGGTGCTCGCCGTCGACGATCCCGGGGCGGCAGTGCTGCCGCAGTGGCGGCGGCCGGAGGAGTTCCTGGCGTTCCTGCGCCGCCGCGGCCTCAGCCGGCCCGCGCGGCCGGACCTCACGCCGTCGCGGCCGGACCTGCACCCCGGCGCGCGGGACGGCTTCGGCGCCAGCCCGCCCGGCGCGACCTGGAACGGCGGCGTCGCGGCGGCGTTTCACCTGGAGCCGGGCGCGACCACACGGCTGCGCGTCCTTGTCGCCTGGCACTTCCCGAACCGCTACGTCGACTTCGCCCAGTTCGGCCCGCAGCGCCCGGAGTGGGGCCCGACCCGGTTCTGGCTCGGCAACCACTACGCGCTGGCCCACGCCGACGCCGCCGACGTCGCCCGGACGGTGCGGACGCGGTGGGACGAGCTGGTGGAGCGGACGTCGGCCTGGACCGGCCTGCTGGCCGCCGGCGCGCTGCCCGCCGACGCCGTCGAGCACCTGGCGGCGCAGGCGGCGTTCCTGCGCAGCCCGTCGTGCTTCCGCGCCGCCGACGGCCGGTTCTTCGGCTTCGAGGGGGTGAACGGCGCCTCGACCCTCGGCCACGCCGGCGACACCGGCGGGTCGTGCCCGCTGAACTGCACCCACGTGTGGACGTACGCGCAGGTCGTCGCGGCGCTGTTCCCCGGCCTGGAGCGGTCGATGCGGGAGACCGAGTTCGACGTCATGCAGGCGCCGGACGGGGCGATCCCGCACCGCGTCATCGTCCCCACGTACCTGCCGCAGCTGTGGGACGTGCCGATCGGCGGGCCGGACGAACCGGCGCTGGACGGCATGCTCGGGACCATCCTGAAGACCTACCGCGAGGTGCGCGCCACCGGCGACGTCGACTGGCTGCGACGGTACTGGCCGCGGCTGCGGCGGCTGGGCGAGCACGTCCGCGGCCGCTGGGACCCGTCCGCGTCGGGCGTGCTGCGCGGCGTCCAGCCCAGCACCCACGACATCGACCTGTGCGGCGTCAACCCGTTCATGGGGTCGCTGTGGCTGGCCGCTCTGCGGGCGCTGGAGGAACTGGCGCTGCTGGTCGACGAGCCCGGGTACGCGCGCGAGCACCGCGAGCTGTTCGAGCGCGGCTCGGCCGCCTACGACGAGCTGCTGTGGAACGGCGAGTACTACCAGCAGCTGATCGAGCCCGGCGACGACCCCACGTTCCAGTGGGCCACCGGCTGCCTCACCGACCAGCTGCTCGGGCAGTGGTGGGCGCACCAGCTCGACCTCGGGTACGTGCTGCCGCGCGAGCACGTCGTCAGCGCGCTGCGCTCGATCGTGCGGCACAACCTGCGGCACGGGTTCGACGGCTTCGAGCACCCGTACCGCGTCTTCGCCGACGGCGACGACACCGGCGTGCTCATGTGCACGTGGCCGCGCGGCGGACGCCCGGCCGTGCCGACCCGCTACTGCGACGAGGTGTGGACCGGATCGGAGTACCAGCTCGCCGCGGCGTGCCTGGCCGAAGGGCTGGACGACGAGGGCTGGGCGGTGCTGCGCGGCGTCTGGGGCCGCTACGACGGGCGGCGGCGCAACCCGTACAACGAGATCGAGTGCGGTGACCACTACGTGCGCGCGATGGCCGGCTGGTCGGTGCTGCCCGCGCTGACCGGCGCCCGCTGGAACGCCGTCGACGCGACCCTGCGGCTGCGGCTGCCGGACGACGGCGCGAGCTGGCCGGTCACGCTGGGCACGGCGTGGGGCCGGGTGGCGCGGACCGGCTCGGACGTCGTGCTCGACGTGCTGCACGGTGCGGCGGCGGTGCGGCGCCTCGAGCTGCTGGCGCCGTCCGGCGAGGTCGTCGCGGCCGCGGACGCGGGGCCGGACCTCGCGGCGTCGTCGGCGCCGCTGGTGGTGCGGCTGCCCGGCTGA
- a CDS encoding right-handed parallel beta-helix repeat-containing protein has product MTTPPHHPARRNLLRVAAAGAVSAAGLATAAPAWGRATAAPQAPPPGLSDPVQRGDLVVDVRDHGAVGDGVADDTAAIQAALDEGRGRTVYLPPGTYPVSTMLTVFGGTTVLATATTVIRRTDGPSIVGNGVLGDMTATGFDGESDIVIQGGVWDVNASNVALNGNGFSFSHGRNIRVYDVRVRDVQGWHAMELNAVETVRVVNCRFEGFSDPQGNRQYSEAVHMDYAGGPGHFTLFGAPDFYGCKDVEVSGCYAGPSADFPSYPRLVGSHGGPDGHQHTGLRVVGNYADGCTEWAVRLYDWLDGVVQGNQIVGGGGGIQIGPAGVQTGGNVVVSGNTLRGLAGVQEVAGRPPDAAICVGRLNNSRTHRLTVADNVVEGVAMEGIAVYRTDGCVVSGNVVEDCEGAGIRLHDAPRAVVTSNAVARTGAEAVVVADASNAALVAQNRADDPTAAGVRVTGTVAEVVVRGNVVRGDAAYGIAIGAGATGTWHTGNDLRGGYTTGPVDDQGSGSLTDPAGVA; this is encoded by the coding sequence GTGACGACACCACCGCACCATCCCGCCCGCAGGAACCTGCTGCGCGTCGCCGCAGCGGGCGCGGTCTCGGCGGCCGGCCTCGCCACCGCGGCGCCGGCCTGGGGACGCGCCACGGCGGCGCCACAAGCGCCGCCACCCGGGTTGTCCGACCCGGTGCAGCGCGGCGACCTCGTGGTCGACGTGCGCGACCACGGCGCCGTGGGTGACGGCGTCGCCGACGACACCGCGGCGATCCAGGCGGCGCTCGACGAGGGCCGCGGCCGGACCGTGTACCTCCCGCCCGGCACGTACCCGGTCTCGACCATGCTGACGGTGTTCGGCGGCACCACCGTGCTGGCCACCGCGACCACCGTGATCCGCCGGACGGACGGGCCGAGCATCGTCGGCAACGGCGTGCTCGGCGACATGACCGCGACCGGCTTCGACGGCGAGTCGGACATCGTCATCCAGGGCGGCGTCTGGGACGTCAACGCCTCGAACGTGGCGCTCAACGGCAACGGCTTCTCCTTCAGCCACGGCCGCAACATCCGCGTGTACGACGTCCGCGTCCGCGACGTGCAGGGCTGGCACGCCATGGAGCTGAACGCCGTCGAGACGGTCCGGGTGGTGAACTGCCGGTTCGAGGGGTTCTCCGACCCGCAGGGCAACCGGCAGTACTCCGAGGCCGTGCACATGGACTACGCCGGCGGCCCCGGCCACTTCACCCTGTTCGGCGCGCCGGACTTCTACGGCTGCAAGGACGTCGAGGTCAGCGGCTGCTACGCGGGCCCGTCGGCGGACTTCCCGTCCTACCCGCGGCTGGTCGGCTCGCACGGCGGCCCGGACGGCCACCAGCACACCGGCCTGCGCGTCGTCGGCAACTACGCCGACGGGTGCACCGAGTGGGCGGTCCGGCTCTACGACTGGCTCGACGGTGTCGTGCAGGGCAACCAGATCGTCGGCGGCGGTGGCGGCATCCAGATCGGCCCGGCCGGGGTGCAGACCGGCGGCAACGTCGTCGTCTCCGGCAACACCCTGCGCGGCCTGGCCGGGGTGCAGGAGGTGGCCGGCCGGCCGCCGGACGCCGCGATCTGCGTCGGCCGGCTGAACAACTCGCGCACGCACCGGCTGACCGTCGCGGACAACGTGGTCGAGGGCGTCGCGATGGAGGGCATCGCGGTCTACCGCACCGACGGCTGCGTCGTCAGCGGGAACGTGGTCGAGGACTGCGAGGGCGCCGGCATCAGGCTGCACGACGCGCCGCGGGCGGTGGTGACGTCGAACGCGGTGGCCCGCACGGGCGCGGAGGCCGTCGTCGTCGCCGACGCCAGCAACGCCGCCCTGGTGGCGCAGAACCGGGCCGACGACCCCACGGCGGCGGGCGTGCGCGTCACCGGCACGGTCGCCGAGGTGGTGGTGCGCGGCAACGTGGTGCGCGGCGACGCGGCGTACGGCATCGCGATCGGCGCGGGCGCCACCGGCACCTGGCACACCGGCAACGACCTGCGCGGCGGCTACACGACCGGCCCGGTCGACGACCAGGGCAGCGGCTCGCTGACCGACCCGGCGGGCGTCGCCTGA